From a single Mycolicibacterium mengxianglii genomic region:
- the rplO gene encoding 50S ribosomal protein L15 — protein sequence MSVIKLHDLKPAPGSKTAKTRVGRGEGSKGKTAGRGTKGTKARKNVPVTFEGGQMPIHMRLPKLKGFRNRFRTEYAVVNVGDLARLFPEGGTVGIAELVAAGAVRKNVLVKVLGDGKLSVKLDITANKFSGSAREAITAAGGTATEL from the coding sequence ATGAGTGTCATCAAGCTTCACGATCTGAAGCCGGCCCCCGGGTCGAAGACCGCCAAGACCCGCGTCGGACGCGGTGAAGGCTCCAAGGGCAAGACCGCGGGCCGCGGTACCAAGGGCACCAAGGCGCGCAAGAACGTGCCGGTGACCTTCGAGGGTGGGCAGATGCCGATCCACATGCGGCTGCCCAAGCTCAAGGGCTTCCGGAACCGGTTCCGCACCGAGTACGCCGTCGTCAATGTCGGCGACCTGGCTCGGCTGTTCCCCGAGGGCGGCACCGTCGGCATCGCCGAGTTGGTCGCCGCTGGTGCAGTGCGTAAGAACGTGCTGGTGAAGGTGTTGGGCGACGGCAAGCTGTCGGTCAAGCTCGATATCACCGCCAACAAGTTCTCGGGCAGCGCCCGCGAGGCGATCACCGCCGCCGGCGGCACCGCCACCGAGCTCTAG
- the rpsE gene encoding 30S ribosomal protein S5, giving the protein MMAEQTSGAEAGASNTGAPSAGTRTDFQRGGRDDRGGRGRGRDDRGGRGGRDDREKSNYIERVVTINRVSKVVKGGRRFSFTALVIVGDGKGMVGVGYGKAKEVPAAIAKGVEEARKNFFRVPLIGATIVHPVQGEAAAGVVMLRPASPGTGVIAGGACRAVLECAGVHDVLAKSLGSDNAINVVHATVAALKMIQRPEEVAARRGLPIEDVAPASMLRARRESDALAATAAREGNS; this is encoded by the coding sequence ATGATGGCGGAGCAGACTTCGGGCGCCGAGGCAGGCGCCTCGAACACCGGCGCCCCCTCGGCCGGAACCCGTACCGACTTTCAGCGTGGCGGACGCGATGACCGCGGCGGCCGTGGCCGTGGCCGCGACGACCGTGGTGGCCGTGGTGGCCGCGACGACCGCGAGAAGAGCAACTACATCGAGCGCGTGGTCACGATCAACCGCGTGTCGAAGGTCGTCAAGGGCGGTCGGCGCTTCAGCTTCACCGCGCTGGTGATCGTCGGTGACGGCAAGGGCATGGTCGGTGTCGGCTACGGCAAGGCCAAGGAAGTTCCCGCCGCGATCGCCAAGGGCGTCGAGGAAGCTCGCAAGAACTTCTTCCGCGTCCCGCTGATCGGCGCGACCATCGTCCACCCGGTCCAGGGCGAAGCCGCTGCCGGTGTTGTGATGCTGCGCCCGGCCAGCCCCGGTACCGGTGTCATCGCCGGTGGTGCTTGCCGCGCCGTGCTGGAATGCGCCGGTGTGCACGATGTGCTGGCCAAGTCGCTGGGTAGCGACAACGCGATCAACGTGGTGCACGCAACCGTAGCCGCGCTGAAGATGATTCAGCGTCCCGAAGAGGTGGCGGCCCGTCGTGGTCTGCCGATCGAGGACGTCGCGCCGGCATCCATGCTGCGTGCACGTCGCGAAAGCGATGCGCTGGCCGCCACGGCCGCGCGTGAAGGAAACAGCTAG
- a CDS encoding SAM-dependent methyltransferase encodes MARSDDDSWDPASSVGATATLVAAARALATTRGQRTGEPLIDDPFAAPLVRAVGLDFFTRMVDGDLDLSEVADFTPERVDALVDAMALRTKFFDGYFIAAANMGIRQAVILASGLDSRAYRLPWPSGTVVYEIDQPEVVEFKLTTLSRLGAQPTAQHRAIGVDLRDDWPAALRAAGWQADQPTAWCAEGLLIYLPPEAQDRLLDTLIELSTPRSRIATEFAPGIVDLDADSARAGTATFAAQGLDLDMASLVYPGPRHSAADYLSERGWHVNAVTTSELFSRNGLTPVPPDEHDPLGEIVYISAELRG; translated from the coding sequence ATGGCCCGCTCTGACGATGACAGCTGGGATCCCGCGTCGAGTGTCGGGGCTACCGCCACGTTGGTGGCCGCCGCCCGTGCGCTGGCCACCACCCGTGGGCAGCGTACCGGCGAGCCGCTGATCGACGACCCGTTCGCCGCTCCCCTGGTCCGTGCCGTCGGGTTGGACTTCTTCACCCGGATGGTCGACGGGGATCTGGATCTCTCCGAGGTCGCCGATTTCACCCCCGAACGGGTGGACGCCCTCGTCGACGCGATGGCGTTACGCACCAAATTTTTCGACGGCTACTTCATCGCGGCCGCCAACATGGGTATCCGGCAGGCGGTGATCCTGGCCTCGGGGCTGGATTCCCGTGCCTACCGGTTGCCGTGGCCCAGCGGCACCGTTGTCTACGAGATCGACCAGCCTGAGGTCGTCGAATTCAAGCTCACCACGTTGAGCCGACTGGGCGCGCAACCGACCGCCCAGCACCGCGCCATCGGTGTTGATCTGCGTGACGATTGGCCGGCCGCGCTGAGGGCGGCTGGATGGCAGGCCGACCAGCCCACCGCCTGGTGCGCCGAGGGGCTGCTGATCTACCTGCCGCCGGAGGCCCAGGACCGATTGTTGGACACCCTGATCGAGCTGTCCACGCCCCGCAGTCGGATCGCCACCGAGTTCGCGCCGGGCATCGTGGATCTGGACGCAGACAGTGCCCGGGCGGGCACCGCGACTTTCGCCGCGCAAGGCCTCGACCTGGACATGGCCTCGCTGGTCTACCCGGGACCGCGGCACAGCGCAGCGGACTACCTCAGTGAGCGGGGCTGGCACGTCAACGCGGTCACGACCTCAGAGTTGTTCTCCCGCAACGGCCTCACTCCGGTGCCGCCCGACGAGCACGACCCGCTGGGTGAAATCGTCTACATCAGTGCAGAACTCAGAGGCTGA
- the rpsH gene encoding 30S ribosomal protein S8: MTMTDPIADFLTRLRNANSAYHDEVTLPHSKIKANIAEILKAEGYISDYRTEDARVGKSLVVQLKYGPSRERSIAGLRRVSKPGLRVYAKSTNLPRVLGGLGVAIISTSSGLLTDRQAARSGVGGEVLAYVW; encoded by the coding sequence ATGACAATGACGGATCCGATCGCAGACTTCTTGACACGTCTGCGTAACGCCAACTCGGCGTACCACGACGAAGTGACTCTGCCGCACTCGAAGATCAAGGCGAACATCGCCGAGATCCTCAAGGCGGAGGGTTACATCAGCGACTACCGCACCGAGGACGCCCGCGTGGGCAAGTCCCTGGTGGTTCAGCTCAAGTACGGCCCCAGCCGTGAGCGCAGCATCGCCGGCCTGCGACGGGTGTCCAAGCCCGGTCTGCGGGTTTATGCGAAATCGACCAATCTGCCGCGCGTGCTCGGCGGCCTCGGCGTGGCGATCATCTCCACGTCCTCAGGCCTGCTGACCGATCGTCAGGCAGCACGATCAGGCGTGGGCGGCGAAGTCCTCGCGTACGTCTGGTAG
- the rplX gene encoding 50S ribosomal protein L24, whose translation MKVRKGDTVLVISGKDKGAKGKVLQAYPDRERVLVEGVNRIKKHTAVSANQRGASSGGIVTQEAPIHVSNVMVVDSDGTPSRLGVRRDDEAGKNVRIAKSNGKDI comes from the coding sequence ATGAAGGTCCGTAAGGGCGACACCGTGCTCGTCATCTCGGGCAAGGACAAGGGTGCCAAGGGCAAGGTCTTGCAGGCCTACCCCGATCGCGAGCGGGTGCTCGTCGAGGGCGTCAACCGCATCAAGAAGCACACCGCCGTTTCGGCGAACCAGCGTGGCGCGTCCTCGGGCGGCATCGTCACTCAGGAAGCGCCGATCCACGTGTCGAACGTGATGGTCGTCGATTCCGACGGCACGCCGTCCCGTCTCGGCGTCCGCCGCGATGACGAGGCCGGCAAGAACGTCCGCATCGCCAAGTCCAACGGCAAGGACATCTGA
- a CDS encoding type Z 30S ribosomal protein S14 has protein sequence MAKKALVNKANKKPKFKVRGYTRCNRCGRPHAVFRKFGLCRICLREMAHAGELPGVQKSSW, from the coding sequence ATGGCAAAGAAAGCTCTGGTCAACAAGGCCAACAAGAAGCCGAAGTTCAAGGTTCGTGGTTACACCCGCTGCAACAGGTGCGGTCGCCCGCACGCGGTCTTCCGCAAGTTCGGATTGTGCCGCATCTGCCTGCGCGAGATGGCCCACGCGGGCGAGCTGCCCGGCGTGCAGAAGTCCAGCTGGTAA
- the rplE gene encoding 50S ribosomal protein L5, giving the protein MTSAETTEKVQPRLKQRYREEIKDALNKEFDYANVMQIPGVVKVVVNMGVGDAARDAKLINGAVNDLALITGQKPEIRKARKSIAQFKLREGMPIGARVTLRGDRMWEFLDRLVAIALPRIRDFRGLSPKQFDGTGNYTFGLTEQSMFHEIDVDSIDRPRGMDITVVTSATNDDEGRALLRALGFPFKEN; this is encoded by the coding sequence ATGACATCTGCAGAGACCACTGAGAAAGTTCAGCCCCGGCTGAAGCAGCGCTACCGCGAAGAAATCAAGGACGCGCTCAACAAAGAGTTCGACTACGCCAACGTGATGCAGATCCCGGGCGTGGTGAAGGTCGTCGTGAACATGGGTGTCGGTGACGCCGCTCGCGACGCCAAGCTGATCAACGGCGCGGTCAACGACCTGGCCCTGATCACCGGCCAGAAGCCGGAGATCCGCAAGGCCCGTAAGTCGATCGCCCAGTTCAAGCTGCGCGAAGGCATGCCGATCGGCGCCCGCGTCACCCTGCGCGGCGACCGGATGTGGGAGTTCCTGGACCGGCTGGTCGCGATCGCGCTGCCCCGTATCCGCGACTTCCGCGGTCTGTCGCCCAAGCAGTTCGACGGCACCGGCAACTACACGTTCGGTTTGACCGAGCAGTCGATGTTCCACGAAATCGACGTGGACTCCATCGACCGCCCCCGCGGCATGGACATCACTGTCGTCACCTCGGCGACCAACGACGACGAGGGGCGTGCGCTGCTGCGGGCCCTCGGTTTCCCGTTCAAGGAGAACTGA
- a CDS encoding universal stress protein, whose amino-acid sequence MDLLVGYDGSPAANSAIRVAKVLFPEAHAWIALVRTPPFASRELRRRLRLSARNITELSDAVEREGEHEAQLIVDTGVALAGALGWSAEPLLKQCWSGEGIGLAQLAEERRPDAVVVGSRGLSGSEAILGSVSELLVHHSTRPVLVSRPTMLAAEYEALAAGPVVIGFDHSEGASAAVAAAQHLFPGRELLAVSVAADEPGRASSAPPEGVSLVTASPHRGRGAGATADALIAVADKHHAAAIVVGSRGRSPVRRVLLGSVANSVLDDSHRPVLVVPQTPAP is encoded by the coding sequence ATGGATCTGCTCGTCGGTTACGACGGATCGCCGGCTGCGAACTCCGCAATCCGGGTGGCAAAGGTGCTGTTTCCCGAGGCGCACGCCTGGATCGCGCTGGTGCGCACACCGCCATTCGCCAGCCGTGAGCTGCGCCGCCGGTTGCGGCTGTCGGCCCGCAACATCACCGAGCTGTCGGATGCGGTGGAGCGTGAGGGCGAACACGAGGCGCAGCTGATCGTCGATACCGGTGTCGCGTTGGCCGGCGCCCTCGGCTGGAGCGCCGAACCGCTGCTCAAGCAGTGCTGGAGCGGTGAAGGTATCGGACTGGCTCAGCTCGCCGAGGAACGGCGCCCGGACGCCGTGGTCGTCGGATCCCGGGGCCTGAGCGGGTCCGAGGCGATCCTGGGCAGTGTGTCCGAGCTGCTGGTCCACCATTCGACTCGTCCGGTGCTGGTGTCCCGGCCGACCATGCTGGCCGCCGAGTACGAAGCGTTGGCGGCCGGCCCGGTGGTGATCGGGTTCGACCACTCCGAAGGTGCGTCCGCTGCGGTGGCGGCCGCGCAACACCTCTTCCCCGGGCGCGAACTCCTCGCGGTCTCGGTCGCCGCCGATGAACCCGGCCGGGCGTCGTCGGCCCCGCCGGAGGGCGTCTCGCTGGTCACCGCCTCACCGCACCGCGGCCGTGGCGCCGGCGCCACCGCCGACGCGCTGATCGCCGTTGCGGACAAGCACCATGCCGCCGCGATCGTGGTCGGGTCCCGGGGCCGGTCTCCGGTGCGTCGGGTGTTGCTCGGCAGTGTCGCGAATTCGGTGCTGGACGATTCCCACCGGCCCGTCCTGGTGGTGCCGCAGACACCGGCTCCCTGA
- the rplR gene encoding 50S ribosomal protein L18 yields MAQTATQAAARKPVGQNISATRRVARTRRHARLRKKVTGTASRPRLVVNRSSRHIHVQLVDDLTGTTLAAASSIEADVRAVEGDKKAHSVRVGQLIAERAKAAGIDAVVFDRGGNTYGGRIAALADAARENGLEF; encoded by the coding sequence ATGGCTCAGACAGCTACACAGGCCGCCGCCCGTAAGCCGGTGGGCCAGAACATCTCCGCTACCCGGCGGGTGGCGCGCACGCGTCGTCACGCCCGGCTGCGCAAGAAGGTCACCGGTACCGCCAGCCGGCCGCGTCTCGTGGTGAACCGTTCCTCACGGCACATCCACGTGCAGCTGGTCGACGACCTGACCGGCACCACCTTGGCCGCAGCGTCGTCCATCGAGGCCGACGTGCGTGCCGTTGAGGGTGACAAGAAGGCGCACAGCGTCCGGGTCGGTCAGCTCATCGCTGAGCGTGCCAAGGCCGCCGGCATCGATGCAGTGGTCTTCGACCGTGGTGGCAACACCTACGGCGGCCGCATTGCTGCGCTGGCCGATGCGGCCCGCGAGAACGGACTCGAGTTCTAA
- the rplF gene encoding 50S ribosomal protein L6, which produces MSRIGKQPVVIPSGVDVTINGQNLAVKGPKGTLTLDVAEPISVSRNDDGAVVVTRPNDERQNRSLHGLSRTLIANLVTGVTEGYTTKMEIFGVGYRVVLKGNSLEFALGYSHPVVITAPEGVTFAVETPTKFSITGIDKQKVGQVAANIRRLRKNDPYKGKGIRYEGEVIRRKVGKTGK; this is translated from the coding sequence ATGTCGCGTATTGGAAAACAACCGGTCGTCATCCCCAGCGGTGTCGACGTGACCATCAATGGGCAGAACCTCGCCGTCAAGGGGCCCAAGGGCACCTTGACTCTCGATGTCGCCGAGCCCATCTCGGTCTCCCGCAACGATGACGGAGCCGTCGTCGTCACCCGGCCGAACGACGAGCGCCAGAACCGCTCGCTGCACGGGCTGTCCCGGACGCTGATCGCCAACCTGGTGACCGGTGTGACCGAGGGCTACACCACGAAGATGGAAATCTTCGGCGTCGGCTACCGCGTCGTGCTCAAGGGCAACAGCCTGGAGTTCGCACTCGGCTACAGCCACCCGGTCGTGATCACCGCCCCCGAGGGCGTCACGTTCGCGGTCGAGACCCCCACGAAGTTCTCGATCACCGGCATCGACAAGCAAAAAGTCGGCCAGGTCGCGGCGAACATCCGCCGTCTGCGGAAGAACGACCCCTATAAGGGCAAGGGCATCCGCTATGAGGGTGAAGTGATCCGCCGCAAGGTCGGAAAGACAGGTAAGTAG
- the rpmD gene encoding 50S ribosomal protein L30 has protein sequence MASENNQVKITQVRGTIGARWNQRESLRTLGLRKIRQSVVREDNAQTRGLIKTVHHLVEVEEVK, from the coding sequence ATGGCATCTGAAAACAATCAGGTCAAGATCACCCAGGTGCGCGGCACCATCGGTGCCCGCTGGAACCAGCGCGAGAGCCTGCGTACCCTGGGCCTGCGCAAGATCCGTCAGTCGGTCGTCCGTGAGGACAACGCGCAGACGCGTGGCCTCATCAAGACCGTGCATCACCTCGTAGAGGTGGAGGAAGTCAAATGA
- the sppA gene encoding signal peptide peptidase SppA: MFALTPGIPGFDDVRTLVRKVDTARHHGVPNGCILELNLDALPPETSGFDPMALFSRGGRPMVLRQAVAAIHHAAKDPRVAGLIARVQIPAAPAGPVQELREAIAAFTAVKPSLAWAETYPGTLSYYLASAFGEVWMQPSGTVGLVGFATNALFLRDALHKAGIEAQFVARGEYKSAANLFTQGSYTDAHREADTRMVESLHAQVWKAVAESRGIDAGAMDALADRAPLLRDDALAGRLVDRVGFRDEAYARIAELVGAEGISPEAGSADDDGAPPRLYLGRYARAAAQHSSPSLPMPGRKKKPTIAVVTLAGPIVSGRGGPQVSPLGSSAAGADTIAAALREAAADDDVDAIVLRVESPGGSVTGSETIWREVVRARAGGTPVVASMGAVAASGGYYVSMAADAIVANPGTITGSIGVVTGKLIARDLKNRLGVGSDAVRTNANADAWSVNAPFTDEQRQQVEAEADLFYTDFIERVAEGRNLAVEAVDAVARGRVWTGADALEHGLVDELGGLRTAVRRATVLAGFDADAEASIANYPGSSVLDVLRPKQSSQPAAASLPQAVAALLGKSIAGAVSNAERSLSGANVLWLGETRL, translated from the coding sequence ATGTTCGCTCTCACCCCCGGCATCCCAGGATTCGACGACGTACGGACGTTGGTCCGCAAGGTGGACACCGCCCGCCACCACGGTGTGCCCAACGGATGCATCCTGGAACTCAACCTCGATGCACTGCCGCCGGAGACGTCCGGGTTCGACCCGATGGCGCTGTTCAGTCGGGGCGGACGGCCCATGGTGTTGCGGCAGGCCGTCGCCGCGATTCACCACGCGGCGAAGGACCCGCGCGTTGCGGGACTCATTGCGCGAGTTCAGATTCCGGCGGCACCCGCCGGTCCGGTGCAGGAGCTGCGCGAGGCCATTGCGGCGTTCACCGCGGTGAAACCGTCGCTGGCGTGGGCCGAGACCTACCCCGGCACGCTGTCGTATTACCTGGCATCGGCGTTCGGCGAAGTGTGGATGCAGCCCTCGGGGACCGTCGGGCTGGTGGGCTTCGCCACCAACGCGCTGTTCCTGCGGGACGCACTGCACAAGGCCGGCATCGAGGCGCAGTTCGTCGCGCGCGGTGAATACAAGTCGGCGGCAAACCTTTTCACGCAGGGTAGCTATACCGACGCCCACCGCGAAGCCGACACCCGAATGGTCGAAAGCCTGCACGCCCAGGTCTGGAAGGCCGTCGCCGAGTCGCGCGGTATCGACGCGGGTGCGATGGATGCCCTGGCCGATCGCGCTCCGCTGTTACGCGACGACGCACTGGCCGGCCGGCTGGTTGACCGGGTGGGGTTCCGCGACGAGGCCTACGCCCGCATCGCCGAACTGGTTGGCGCCGAAGGTATTTCGCCGGAGGCAGGCAGCGCCGACGATGACGGCGCGCCCCCGCGGCTGTACCTGGGCCGCTACGCGCGCGCCGCCGCGCAACACTCGAGCCCCAGCCTGCCGATGCCAGGCCGCAAGAAGAAACCCACGATTGCCGTGGTCACTCTGGCCGGCCCGATCGTCAGTGGACGGGGTGGGCCGCAGGTGTCGCCACTGGGCAGTTCAGCCGCCGGCGCCGACACCATCGCCGCCGCGTTGCGGGAAGCCGCGGCCGATGACGACGTCGACGCGATCGTGCTGCGCGTCGAGAGTCCGGGCGGTTCGGTCACCGGCTCGGAGACCATCTGGCGCGAGGTCGTCCGAGCCCGGGCGGGCGGCACTCCGGTCGTCGCCTCGATGGGTGCGGTCGCGGCCTCCGGTGGGTACTACGTGTCGATGGCGGCCGACGCGATCGTCGCCAACCCCGGCACCATCACCGGTTCGATCGGCGTGGTTACCGGCAAGTTGATCGCCCGCGATCTGAAGAATCGGCTCGGTGTTGGTTCGGACGCGGTGCGGACCAACGCCAATGCCGACGCCTGGTCGGTCAACGCCCCCTTCACCGACGAGCAGCGCCAGCAGGTCGAAGCCGAGGCGGACCTGTTCTACACCGACTTCATCGAGAGGGTGGCCGAGGGCCGCAACCTGGCTGTCGAGGCCGTGGACGCGGTGGCACGCGGCCGGGTGTGGACAGGGGCCGATGCGCTCGAGCACGGCCTGGTCGACGAGCTCGGCGGCCTCCGTACCGCTGTTCGGCGCGCGACGGTACTGGCCGGCTTCGACGCGGATGCCGAGGCGTCGATCGCCAACTACCCGGGCTCGTCGGTGCTGGACGTGCTGCGGCCCAAACAGTCGTCCCAGCCGGCAGCGGCGTCGCTTCCGCAGGCGGTGGCCGCACTGCTGGGCAAGTCGATCGCCGGCGCGGTCAGTAACGCCGAACGCTCGCTCAGTGGCGCGAACGTCCTGTGGCTCGGTGAGACCAGACTCTGA
- a CDS encoding RidA family protein, with amino-acid sequence MSIERAEPPAPQGDYVPAVIHGGLIFSAGMTPRRNGVLTVTGTVGEQVDLATARAAATLAASNALAAVRSVLPPEAGGLRCLQMTVYIACAPGFTAASAVADGASEAIAAELGAGALPARSAIGVAALPSGAPVEVQLVAATL; translated from the coding sequence GTGTCGATTGAACGAGCCGAACCGCCTGCACCGCAAGGAGATTACGTTCCTGCGGTGATCCACGGCGGGTTGATCTTCAGCGCCGGGATGACGCCTCGCCGAAACGGGGTGCTCACGGTCACCGGCACCGTCGGCGAGCAGGTCGACCTGGCGACGGCCCGCGCCGCCGCCACGCTGGCCGCCAGCAACGCACTCGCGGCTGTCCGATCGGTCCTGCCCCCGGAAGCCGGCGGCCTGCGGTGTCTGCAGATGACGGTGTACATCGCCTGCGCACCCGGTTTCACCGCGGCATCCGCTGTCGCCGACGGTGCCTCTGAAGCGATCGCCGCGGAACTCGGTGCCGGCGCTTTGCCGGCGCGAAGCGCCATCGGTGTCGCTGCCCTGCCGTCGGGCGCCCCCGTGGAGGTGCAGCTGGTGGCCGCGACGCTGTGA
- a CDS encoding SAM-dependent methyltransferase, producing the protein MPRTDSDTWDLASSVGATATAVAASRALASEGPDALLDDHLAAPLVRAVGHEHFIKMIEGQTAVDDDPVLNRRAMTEQITVRTRFFDNFFLTAAKAGITQAVILAAGLDTRAYRLPWPTGTVVFEVDQPEVIEFKTRTLTDLGADPTAQRRTVGIDLRDDWPTALRQAGFDVTRPTAWIAEGLLVYLPSDAQDRLFDNITELSAPGSRVATEHMDVQSLPADWAEKLDERSRRAGSELKLAELFYTGERNSAGEYLAAKGWRVTTLPARDAYAANGFELPDDELTAFMGKDSGYLSAVLQ; encoded by the coding sequence ATGCCACGTACCGACTCCGACACCTGGGACCTCGCCTCGAGCGTCGGCGCCACCGCGACCGCGGTCGCCGCCAGCCGCGCTCTGGCCTCCGAAGGCCCCGACGCACTGCTCGACGATCACCTGGCCGCTCCCCTGGTCCGGGCCGTCGGGCACGAGCATTTCATCAAGATGATCGAGGGCCAGACCGCAGTCGACGACGACCCTGTGCTCAATCGCCGGGCGATGACCGAACAGATCACCGTGCGCACCCGGTTCTTCGACAACTTCTTCCTGACCGCGGCGAAGGCGGGAATCACCCAGGCCGTCATCCTCGCCGCCGGGCTGGACACCAGGGCCTACCGGTTGCCGTGGCCGACGGGCACCGTCGTCTTCGAGGTGGACCAGCCTGAGGTCATCGAATTCAAGACCCGCACGCTGACCGATCTCGGTGCCGACCCGACCGCGCAGCGTCGCACCGTGGGCATCGATCTGCGCGACGACTGGCCCACGGCCCTGCGTCAGGCCGGTTTCGACGTCACCCGGCCGACGGCGTGGATCGCCGAGGGCCTGCTGGTGTATCTGCCGTCCGACGCGCAGGACCGGTTGTTCGACAACATCACCGAGTTGTCGGCCCCGGGTAGCCGGGTGGCAACCGAACACATGGATGTGCAGTCGTTGCCTGCCGACTGGGCGGAGAAACTCGACGAGCGGTCCCGCCGCGCTGGCTCCGAGTTGAAGCTCGCTGAGCTGTTCTACACCGGTGAACGAAACTCTGCCGGCGAGTACCTGGCCGCGAAAGGCTGGCGGGTCACGACATTGCCCGCCCGGGACGCGTACGCAGCCAACGGTTTCGAGCTGCCTGACGACGAGCTCACGGCGTTCATGGGTAAAGACTCCGGGTATCTGTCTGCCGTCCTACAGTAG
- the rplN gene encoding 50S ribosomal protein L14, producing the protein MIQQESRLKVADNTGAKEILCIRVLGGSSRRYAGIGDVIVATVKDAIPGGNVKRGDVVKAVVVRTVKERRRADGSYIKFDENAAVIIKADNDPRGTRIFGPVGRELREKRFMKIVSLAPEVL; encoded by the coding sequence GTGATTCAGCAGGAATCGCGGCTCAAGGTCGCCGACAACACGGGCGCCAAGGAAATCTTGTGCATCCGTGTGCTCGGTGGCTCGTCGCGGCGCTACGCCGGCATCGGTGATGTCATCGTGGCGACCGTCAAGGACGCCATCCCCGGCGGCAACGTCAAGCGTGGCGATGTGGTCAAGGCCGTCGTCGTACGCACCGTCAAGGAACGTCGCCGCGCAGACGGCAGCTACATCAAGTTCGACGAGAACGCCGCCGTCATCATCAAGGCCGACAACGATCCGCGCGGCACCCGCATCTTCGGCCCGGTTGGGCGCGAGCTGCGGGAGAAGCGCTTCATGAAGATCGTTTCGCTTGCTCCGGAGGTTTTGTAA